The Zalophus californianus isolate mZalCal1 chromosome 7, mZalCal1.pri.v2, whole genome shotgun sequence genome includes a region encoding these proteins:
- the CCDC167 gene encoding coiled-coil domain-containing protein 167 isoform X1: protein MTKKKRENLGVALEIDGLEEKLSQCRRDLEAVNSRLYGAELSPEARKSLEKEKNHLMNKASNYGAKVASAGEPEKHAALCGHLHPPDPHLHLLDHVSLRFLHSQHRLPLGPLVTTNQAISFKTTKVQEHFSPTQTLEQGLLSAQSLSPPGPAVGPGSPEGLCAGSSLSPRERQ, encoded by the exons ATCGATGGGCTGGAGGAGAAGCTGTCGCAGTGTCGCAGAGACCTGGAGGCTGTAAACTCCAGGCTCTATGGGGCAGAGCTGAGCCCAGAGGCCAG GAAGTCtctggagaaggagaaaaaccaccTGATGAACAAAGCCTCCAACTACG GAGCTAAAGTTGCTTCGGCAGGAGAACCGGAAAAACATGCTGCTCTCTGTGGCCATCTTCATCCTCCTGACCCTCATCTACACCTACTGGACCATGTGAGCCTCAGATTTCTACACAGTCAGCACAGGCTTCCCCTTGGCCCTCTGGTCACCACCAACCAGGCCATAAGCTTCAAGACAACCAAGGTACAGGAGCATTTCTCCCCAACCCAGACACTGGAGCAGGGCCTCCTGTCAGCCCAGTCCCTCTCGCCTCCTGGTCCTGCTGTGGGGCCTGGGTCTCCAGAAGGACTGTGTGCTGGTTCCTCCCTCAGCCCAAGGGAAAGGCAATAA